TCTGTTGGTGTATTATGTCTAATATTTTAATGCACTCTTTGCACTGTATGCTTGTGTTGCGTGCAGTAAGTTGGATTTTATCTAGAATAACTTGCTACTTGCTGTGATTCGGGGGTTTGAGGACAACTACAAACTCGGTCTTTCCCGGTGAAATCTAGAGACCTAGTCTGTCAAGGGAAGTGGTGATAATATAAATGGCCTTCTGGAGTCGCTGCTGTTGCGTAGAGATGTCTCGCGCATTACATAATATACTGTAACATCATCAGCATAGATTCCCGTTAGACTCCAGACTAGACTTCCCTTAGAAGAAAGGCAAGTGGGCGCATTGTTGTGTTAAACAGGGTTGGAGAGCTTCCTGCGAAACTCCAATTTCGTTGAAGTATGTTTGATTTTGAAAGAGCCTATTTTGATAGAAAAGGTCTTGTTCTGCAGAAAACTCCGAACATTACTGTACAGCCTTCCACCGACATGCAGTTCTGGCAGCTCTCGTAGTATAGTATCATGGGGCACCGAGTCAAAAGCATTCTTTACGTCAATACCTACGATTGTGCTCAGCCCATGTGGTGAGGGGTCCTGTATACCATCGTATAGGCTCCGGCGTGGGTCCTGAGTACACAGGTGGGGTCTGAAGCCAGTTTGGGTTCATTGATAGTGCTCCCCATTTGTTAGAGTCTATGTGAGGCGTTTTCTTATTCACTCCATCACCTTTCCGATTTGTGAAGTTAATGAAATTGGCCGAAGGTTATTTGCAGTCGTCGGAGGTTTGTTCGCTTTAGGCAGTGGTATACCATAAGAATGTTTTTGATTTTTAGGTAGATCGCCATCTTCCCATACTTCATTGATGATGGAAAGAACGGGGATTATGTGGTTCTCTGTCAGCTGCTGTAATTGTTTGTACATAGTCACATCACTCACTCAGAAACTGAAACAGCGGTAATTCCCTCTTTTACCGCATTGCAAGACGATGCCAGCATGAATTCGCTCTTCGGCTATGTGACGTTATCTGGTCGCCTCAAGGAGCGGAGTTGCACCTCCTCAATGTCTCTTGCTCCGTGGTTGAGGGCAAGTGCCATTGAGTGTTCAGGTGGGCAAGGGCCCCTTATGCGCTCCCTGCCGACGTCCATATTCGTGTTTATGAGTGCTCTGGGTGAACGTCAAGAGCATGTACGTTCGGGTCGAAGTGGGTGATCGAGTCTGCATGGGCGCTGGTACATTGATTTTGAGCCACATTTACCGGTGGCTACTGACGCAACAATTAAACAAATACGACACCAATTTGATGAAGACTAAATACTAGTTATTGATGTGCAGCAGGGGATGCTAAACTAGGGCAAATGTCTTAACATTGCCAATTACATATGAATGTTCGTTTTTCTGAGCAAGCATGTTGCTTGCTTGCCACCGTAGAATTCGCATGGCTGAGCTGTAGTGGTGATAGACATGATACTTCGGTGAAGAAGCGTTTTACtttcatactataccagtttctATGACGcagggatcagccatgtttttgcACACTCCTTCACCGTCCTCGTTTGTTTTAATTAGCGCGTTCCCTTCATATAATCCGGGATTCAAGTTAGACTGCTCTGGTCAGATAACATGCGCATTTGATTgactaatatgtggggtttaacctcccaaaaccaccatatgattatgagagacgccgtagtggagggctccagcaatttcgaccacctggagttctttaacgtgcacccaagtctgagcacacaggcctacaacatttcagcctccatcggaaatgcagccgccgcagccgggatttgaacccgcgacctgcgggtctgcggtcgagtaccttagctactagaccaccacggcggggcagataGCATGCGCAGGTTTCTTGTTCGCGGAGAGGTGAATATAGCATCGTTGTCCATTTTTGACTTAACGCACAATGCTATCCACCTACCACTTAGTAAACAGGAACTCTAAAGAAAACTTCTCAGATACAGAGAGAGGTTTTCTGAAACAAGCGTTGCGGATTCACGTGCTTTGTGGCTATGCAGATACGCCAAGCGTAAAGCCATGTTATTATTGCCAATTGCGACTATCCTGAAGGATCTAGCTTATGAAAGAAATGCCAAACATTATTTTACTTCATGAATAAAAAGTTAAAACATACGTGGTGATTGAGTGATAATGCAGATGGGAATGccgcatatttatttatttttcgtattttcgtgcTTTCGTAGAACATGAAGTCCACACTGCAGAAATGGCCACTATTGTACATAGCAAAGTAATGGATGCAATGGCAAAATTACAGGTCACCTCTAAACTTTAGTATAGAGAGGTACTTTCGCTGCGACTTTAGATAGAACAGCATGCAGGCAATCCTCTGTGCATAGTGCACAATACAGCAGAAATACGGTTGTAAAACGGCAGAATTTTCAAAATCACCATTAAGAGGACAGATAAACACCAATCAAATTTGAGCAGCCTTCTTAGAGCCCAAAACTTTAAATTGTGATCACAGCTCCCGCTTCCTCAGCGTCGTTTGTGACTATCGGCGCAAcacgactgagtcaaacgccatGCTTATTGCGGTTTGTAGTTGAAGCTACTGTCCTGTGACAATTTGACTAAGCGCATTTTTCAAACGTGTCGTGACACCAGGGCCCACGGATCAACGCGATGCAGCCGACTGTGAAGCAGATGAAAGAGCCGGCAGTGAGAAAACCGCTGCTTCACTTTTTTCGCGGTGCGCTGTTGGAAGATGCGTGGAGACGGTCCCGCGTAACGGCTATCGAACAGGTCGAGAAATCAGGTGTTTCGAAGACTGACGTTCCCGGGAGGCTTCGCATGATGTCTGCTTCAGCCTTGGCCGACGGCAGCCACCAGTGGGCGTTCACTGCCGGACATCATAAAGCGGACCAGCGCCAGGTTGATGTTTCGCTGTCACCACTGCCAGACGCAACCACGGCGGAAGCAACACCATCCTCCCATGCCGAAGTCCCCGCAACACCACAGGTTGGCGGGAACGCTTTGAAAGAAGTGCCTGTCTCAGACACAgcctgtgtggccgcccgtgcccCTTCCCGAAAGAAAAAGGCGGCAAGACGACCCATAGCAACGCAGCCCCATGATGCGCCAATATTGGCAGTGGCGCAGTCTCCACCTGCATCAACACAGCCGGTCGTCTCCCCCTGCCAGCTGCACAAATCTAGGTAAGAACATTTGCTGACATTTTGTTGGTTCTATTGGTTGATGCTTCATGTCCAAGAGCGACTCGCCAATACTTCAAATTTTTAACGTATTTTTTAATTAAGCCGGAGGTATTGCCAATTGGCGGTCTACTGAAAGTGAATGATCAGCTAACACACGAATTGTGTGAATGTGAAGGACGACGGGAAAACAGTAGAATATATTCATAATGTTTAGTGTTCTGGCAATCCTTGGCTTGACCGTCATGTTTTGTTGGGCACCGTCGCAGAATCGTCTGCTAGCGAATCCAAAAGATAAGCCACGGAGTGGCTGAGCCGCTTTCGTCGGGACAGGTTTAGAACCGAAAACAAAATGCGCCGttcttattgcgatagcaattatatggacactttcggttGCATTTTGCCGTCGGCACTGCCGTTAGTCAGCGTATTTGTACAGGAATCTGTATATAAAAACACAAGTAAaaataatgcagaaaaaaaaacaccggcacgcggaatcgaacgtcggACCTCTGAACTGCGAGTGGGAAGCgtcagccactgagccacgaaggagaaCCTCCATGAACGTTTAAATGACAAGCTaccatatctaccacttaccgctggtagTGGGCGTCTCAGGAAAAACGTGTtatcagcattaccagcaagatcacgcaatgagcacgcgtcacAGCgttgccacatcgtcacgacgtggcggtgcgggctctcatctcccacgcgtactttgcccgcgGAGAGGGGGCAGGGTGGACGCTCACGTGTGCGCTTAcctcgcggtggggacaatcgtacacctcggctggcgttgggctttcatcggagcgattctgttgtagttaccggacgcacgaaggtcactgcaatcgttacaCAGTCTCTGTTtacgaaaagggcgcgcttttcagacacagcgaagtaacaactgaaacgccGATTCACGGTTATCTGTGCATGTGaatacgtttcatgcgtcatttgtgcgtgagaaacgtgggacacgtttcgatctgtttGCCATTCCGCGCGTAACCTATcactttgttgctatcgcgttcattgcctCGCCTTTGggacaaagctgtgactttttttcattCGTCGTCCAGCTCCGAATAGTCAGTGAGCCGCACTGTGTTGCCACAAATTGACGAAAGTGCAATATAGGAGCTCTTCGTGCTCGAAATTCATCCGGAGGGTAGCTGCACTAGGCGCATTGCTTCGCAAAGTCAATCAGATGTTCTGTAGTAGCGTATGGTTTCAATCTAATGTAGACGTTTAAGAACAGTGTTCATTGCAGAGCAGATGCATTTCGTGAACTTCTAAGATGACCTTACGCAACGATACATCTTCAATTTGGTATTTCCCACTGCGATAATAAACTACAGATATCTATGTTCTTTCTGCATGACCTGTGCAACGATGTGCTGCATTTCTCGACTCATTTTCTTAGCCACAGGTATAATTCTACACCTTTAGAAATAGGGTGTGTCGTTGTTTTTCGAAATAAACAAGGCACGTACTTGTGCATAAGTGGTGCGCCGCAAACCATACAAAATTAGCCACCGCGCGTCTCGACTGTAGGCGGAGAAAGCGTCCAGAGTAATGCTGTTTTAATATATAGTGGTTGTTGATGATGCCTCTTAGTTGTAAGTTTTATCGTTCCGGCTTTCTTGATCGCCTCAAGTGTGCACATTCTATTCACTTATCTTGCTGAAACATTGTGCTCTTTGCTGTCACATGCTGTGGAGGCGTGCATTACAGCGTTGTGCGAAGTGTGTGCGATCAGCGAAAACATGAGTGTGAGGAATGATCTGTCAAACAAATGGCTCCATCTACAGTACAGCCAAAGAACATGTATGGCTCCATAACTGAGCGATCCGTGTTCGCAAGGCATGCTTACTGAAGCAAGCAGAAAGTAAAAGTAGAAGTGGATGGTGTGAAACAAAAACAGAAGCGGCGTGCGGACTATGTGTTTCAGGCCTAAGAGGTCATACACACTGCCTTGCGAAGCTGGCTTGCAAAGCGGTGGCTTTGTGAATATTTCGATCGGGTCTGATGTGGCGACACTGACTTAGCGTGGACGCGCGCAGCAGCGTCTGCGCCCTGCTCATACTCACGCCCTTGTTTTCGTCGATCTGTAGCACCGATGGGCGATATGTTGATCAAGCGTGCTTTTTCGTGGGTGTGTGATGCCAGCCGTCTATTTTGAAATGCGTATACGGTAATGTATTAGGGActaagctccttaaggcgtgggtcatgCGTCTCATGTATgcggtagccacctctcgtttcagtctttttgaatatccgctggatggcggtatagtatatgatgaatatatgatgaaaagatgcaagatggcggtacttgaagagttcactggatggatggatggacggacggacgaacgaacgaacgggacgcttcgccccactcatcatcattcactccgtggatatgctgtgaatttttcgtTCTGAAAGTCTAGCTAGTTGTGGTCGAACAGTTGAATTACGTGGAGAAATAAGAAATCAGGTTGCAAAAAGGCATTGTTCTTGTTGACTAAACAATTGCACGTTGGTGTGTTCTTTACTTCGTTCGTGTAACTGATGATTTCGAATTTAACTAGTTATAACTAATTCCCGACATCGTCAGGCCTCCCTCGTTTCCTGAACAGCGCACGAAGCATTGAGAAGTCATGGCAAGACGAACATAAACAATGAGCCACTTGCACCATGAATACTGCGATATGCGCCTGGTTTTGTCTTTATGCCTAACACGTCATGGCGATTCTAGCGCACAGGATCATTGACACATGGCGTTGTAGATTTTCAATATCCTATATTGACCTAAAAATGCAAGATTTATTGCAAAAGATATATATTGACACTCGGCCGTCGTTACGCTCGTAGGCCTGAGCAGAGACAACTAGGAAGCTATGTTCTGAAGCATTTTCAAATCATTATCTGTGAAACCACCGGCGAAATCATCTGTCTTTGACACTAGGTGAGAGATGCACGTTTTTTCACGCGGTGAAATATCGCATAATTTATTACCAAAATTTAGGTACATGTGTATGCAGTGCCATTCCTCGTCGGCGACTGTGGTGGCCTGCCGTAACTGAATGAAACATAGACGAAAGAAATGAAATATTCAAAAAAAAGGTAGCCACCGAAGTTAGATACTGGTTATATGCAACAGAATGACACGAGAAGATTACGGCGTCGCACTACAGACCACGTGGTTTCCGAGAGCGTTTATTATGCATGATGACTCCATGTCTTTCTAATGGGTGGTGTTCGATGGTCCGGGGAAGCCACAAGTTTTGTAGTACTATGACACACAATTTTACCCGAACGTTACAGTGGGTTGCTCCTGCATATAATTGGGAGTAGTTTCTGATAACTAGCTCTCTCGTAACATATGATTTTTTTTCGTCAATTCTTCAGTGAGTTTGGTAGCACGCAGTTACTGCCACACAAAAAGATGTAGCCACGTAAATATGTCTGCAAACCCTGGGGATGAGAAGTGAAGTTATATTTTCACCTTTTGTTTTTCGAATTATTTTTTGCCGCAAACTTTCAGTACAGCCTCGTTTTTTTTGACGTTTTTCGTGCAATCAGTTTTCTACTGTTCGTAGGGCTCCGTCCTGTTGTTGTTTCTTCGAGATTACGTTCTTTTTGAAACACTTACTGACACTGATATATTGTGCGCAACACAAAGAAAAACAGCCCATTTTTAATTTTCACACAATTTCTGTCACATAGAAACTTGTCACGCAATCAGCTCTTCTCTATGGAGTATGGTCCACGTGACACCTTGATGTATGTTGGCAACTTTGAGGAAATATTGATGCAGGGACATCGAATCTACAGGCAATGCCTCTTAGGTGAATATTAAACCAGTATAGGTACACTAGGGACCAtactgtcactttttttttgcgatggtCTCAAGAGTCACTAGATTCTGGAATAGATACACACCCAACCTACTGCTACAGTTCAGTGGCTTCCCATTGTGCTGAAAACAATTCTGCTTACCGTGTCTTCAAGCTCTAAGATGATATTTGGAgttcaacgtctcaaaatcacgatatgattatgagagacaccgtagtgaaggactccggaaattccgaTCAACTGGTGTTCAACGTGCATTGACACTGCATAGCACAGGATCctctaccgtttcgcctccaGAAAAATAcaaccgccgcggccgggatccaACCCGCGATTTTCGGGTCAGCACCTGACCACAGTGGCGGACTGTCTTCGAACATTAGAGAAGTTGCAAAACAGCGGAAACAACACCCAAGAATAAGGCATCTCTCTCAAACTCTACCTACTCTCTGAAAAATTTTTACTCCTTGCGTGGTGTAAACCATGATCGTCTGTATTTCGCGGGTCTTTCACGCTTGAGCAACGTGTCTATGGTAACTTTTGTGTACGAGGGACATCCTGCGTTAAAAGATGAATTCAGTATTGTAGCAACTACATGGTCGATGTCATCTTATTTGCCATCCACTGAGCATTTTCTCAACCTTCATACCCTTTTTCCCCTGATGCATCCGCAGTGACCTCTACAAAGAAAATGATCTGCCGTGCTGCCCATCAGAGCAGCTGCAGCGCCCTTCAATGAACCAAAACTTCACGTCGCTCGAGTCGTCAACAGTTTCTGACTCACCGCAGCCAGACCTGCGCCAGAATCCGCACCACTCACGAACTGACACCGAGCGAAATCAGCGACGGGGGAGCCACTTTCCACCGGCACCCCGCAGAATGGACCGGACTCATCATCGGCATGGGCCAGCTGTCAGGAAGCGCGTGAAAATTTTCCGGCCATTCGAGTGAGAAGACGCGGGCTGTGTGCTTTTGCACTGCACTAATGCACCTGAACTTActgttagaagaaaaaaaaaagctgccactgacCTCTAGCAGGGTTATGCAAGTTCGACAGTGTGGAGTCCCGAGATACGTGGCGCTCTCTCGGAACACATGGAGAGCGTCACGTGGTCGTTCAAAGTAGAACGTGTACATTCATCATTACGACCTCACCAGGCGAATAAAATACATTACTGGTAACATGCTTCATGAACAATCGCATGTCAATACAATATATAACAACATATCAAAGACAAGGTACCCCGAATGCAGCCTCGCCGACGTTCAATGATGAAACTAGATAGGAAGGCGCCCatggcagatatatatatatatataataccggTGATtcctttcattattattattactgttttgtttgaaaaaaaaagaactcatcAGGCTGTTTCGAGCAAGCTAATGAGCGATCTCATCATTGATTGATTGTAGTGGACTAAAGCAGTCTCCAACGTCCACGGGTGGACACACCGAAAGTCAATAAGGTTAGTAAAACGTGATAGAAAGAACGGATCTTGTCTGTCGCTCGTTGTCGTCTCACATTACGAGAAATATACCAAGTTCATATAGTGCATACACCCACAGAAAACCAAATGACGAAGCAGATATTTTGTTCCTATTGTTTAGCTATAACACCATAAAAACTAATCTTCCAAACTATGTATTGTGTACACCTAATCTTCATATTATGCCTAGCGTTTTTTATCAATGCTGATATTGCGTTAAAATATCTGTCCCGGAACACCTTGTTGCCGCATATATTATAATGCCTTTTGTGACGCCAGTGCTAATTTTATTGTGAAGAATTATTGTAAAAAACCAGTGCTTTGTTTTTGACATATAACACATATAAGGCACAGCGCACGCAATACGAAATGAGCTGCTGCTTTATGATCAAAAACTTATCGACCTCGGCTGCTCTAGACTAGGCGTATTAAACATTTAGCCCTCAGACCTCTCGCCAGTGAACCACGGCCTTCATCGCTCTCTTTGCTGTTCATTTTTTCCCCATTAGGTGCGGTGATAAGCGAAACAGACATAACTCGTCTAGagcaattttaaagacgatagtctttcttggggaccattgacgcaaaaattttgatctgtctgttctGTCTGTGCATTCGTCTGTTTGTCCTTACTTAACGACCCTAAACGGCATGGAAGTGACAAAACGacactccaaacggccgaccccatccgcagcgcccaccaatattgctcaaggttcagcgttcatactagtGTGATTGCCAATTAATAAGCAAACATTGCATATCTGAGGCCCCATAACAACACGCCAATATTATGTATGAGtatattttactagaaaaagcatacatgagcaattttaaggatcgtagcctttacaacgctgcgctggccatgcaacgcttgcacgaaacgacaaatgtttccaacgctttgctaagacgacacgctggtggcatctacccgtcgccttgcgttctacaccttatcaactcAGAGACGGGGGTGCATGGCGCACGCCCCGTTTTCCAgaataactgccagataacgGACATGTCTTACGtgttacgtgacttgatgcgctcgttcgcctcttctgcatgctcgaggcactctaacgcagcgcctccagaataccattcgccgattttcttgcgcagaacatcaaataaacgttttgttcactctttccagacgcaagactatcgtctttcgacatttttggtgtaacatgcagatacggggcaattttttttccttgaggGAACCTTTGCGGTGCACATGTTTTGACACATAACCGGAAAACAAGCTCAAAATATTTCTGAATAGTCGTCCAGAGTTTAGCCATTTTGGAGGTATACGTTGATGTGAGAATCCTTGCGTGATATCGTCTTGAGAAATGACACATTTATGAGAAGGGAGAAAGATACTGCAAATATCAGTAATGGGAGCTTAAAACATACCCTCTTTTGTGTGTTTTGTGCCCCATACAAGTCTATATTGACCACATGAAGCTGATACTATCATATGCAGCCACCATAACCCGTGCACATGAAACATGAAACGTCAAACTAGACCTCTATTTGCAGAAAATGAAATGTCATTGTAGCTTACCGCCTCACTGTCGCCGACAGTGAAGTCTATGTTCGTCACCACCTTGTCCCATAAAGTATGTAAAGCATGAGCTTGTAGACATTTTGTGCTGTAACTCTCCTGCTTGGGCGGCTGATACCACAGCGAGTTAGACCTTGAAGTTGACGCGTAATGAGCTGGGGCATTGAATAATTAATGCGTGAAGTTTTGGGTCGATGTGTAAAGAGAAGTTGACAGAGGAGAAAAAACGGAAGCCGAATATGTTTTACCAAGTTTCTCTCGGCGCAGACTCAGTGCTGTAGGAAGGTCGTCACGATTATCAGAGCGAGTTTGAAACCGCCATCACACGTCACCAGGCGTGCATTTGGCAGTGGCAATGCGACACACGTCGCCACGCATGCCAGTGATGTGAAGCCGTGGCTATTATCATAGCCGCGATAGATGTGGTTGCAGACTTTTAACCTCGGAGCGAAGACCTCAACATGGAATCATGATTGTATTTCAGTGAGTCGGCGCTGGTTCTTCTTCTCTCGCAGCGGCAGCAGCACTTTCTTCGAACGAAGCGGGGCTTCGGCATGCGCGATGCGTCTGATTGCTGATTGCTGTTTAGGCACTTGCACATCTATTTAACTTTCAGTTTTTAATAATGATTCCATTTTAGAAAATTTGAGCAGAGGCGCCGTGTCGTGAAGAGAGTCGCGGCAGAGCAGGAAACATTCACGCAATCTGCCCCTGGAATGCTGCAGGCACTCGAAGAGCAAGTGGGAGGGTAATTTTGAGGAGAAATATAACATGAAATTTAAATAATCGAAGCCCCATAGTTCGCTGAAGATCAGTGGCAGAACATGTGTGAAAACCGACCCAGAATCGCTGCAGAGCTCGCTCGTATAAACGACGTCAACATATCTGAAGTCAAGCTACACCTGGCTGTTGTTATTGCCAATTAGCCCATCAAATATACGTTACTGTAGCAAAATTTTAACTGAGAATAGGGATAAAGCAGCGCTTTCAATGACATTCTGAAATTTGTTGTCCGCCCTTCTACACAAGTAATTGCCCTGAATAAAACAGAACGATGTTTACCTAAGGGTGAGATAGAGCTATTATTCAATGGCATAATTCCGTTGTTACAGCCTATTGACGAAACAAAACCAACTGGCCAAAATGGCAAATCAAGAAGTTTAAGACATTGCCTTGAAGCAGTAGCTCGCTTACTTTATGTTATATATAAAATTACTTGATGAAGGCAAGCTTCCCAAGGACTGGAAGGTAGCTAATGTTGTGCCCATTTTCAAAAGTGGCTCAAAATCAGATGT
The nucleotide sequence above comes from Rhipicephalus microplus isolate Deutch F79 chromosome 2, USDA_Rmic, whole genome shotgun sequence. Encoded proteins:
- the LOC142785320 gene encoding uncharacterized protein LOC142785320 isoform X2, which codes for MVNRLDAFEEHSTLEHNDGHQKGPRINAMQPTVKQMKEPAVRKPLLHFFRGALLEDAWRRSRVTAIEQVEKSGVSKTDVPGRLRMMSASALADGSHQWAFTAGHHKADQRQVDVSLSPLPDATTAEATPSSHAEVPATPQVGGNALKEVPVSDTACVAARAPSRKKKAARRPIATQPHDAPILAVAQSPPASTQPVVSPCQLHKSSDLYKENDLPCCPSEQLQRPSMNQNFTSLESSTVSDSPQPDLRQNPHHSRTDTERNQRRGSHFPPAPRRMDRTHHRHGPAVRKRVKIFRPFE
- the LOC142785320 gene encoding uncharacterized protein LOC142785320 isoform X1, whose amino-acid sequence is MKLIHLNSRTSGAAAELAHLPSTSTAVTCNTDQAPATNTFNGCHSKTSTSCTTGEANSVKSPPWEVVAPSDWASQLTQATGISLRRGNRKWTPRRGPRINAMQPTVKQMKEPAVRKPLLHFFRGALLEDAWRRSRVTAIEQVEKSGVSKTDVPGRLRMMSASALADGSHQWAFTAGHHKADQRQVDVSLSPLPDATTAEATPSSHAEVPATPQVGGNALKEVPVSDTACVAARAPSRKKKAARRPIATQPHDAPILAVAQSPPASTQPVVSPCQLHKSSDLYKENDLPCCPSEQLQRPSMNQNFTSLESSTVSDSPQPDLRQNPHHSRTDTERNQRRGSHFPPAPRRMDRTHHRHGPAVRKRVKIFRPFE